A DNA window from Alligator mississippiensis isolate rAllMis1 chromosome 11, rAllMis1, whole genome shotgun sequence contains the following coding sequences:
- the LOC102559040 gene encoding gonadotropin-releasing hormone II receptor: protein MTEEQHLWATLQATGAMEENVSISSCSETWIEPTFTLAARVRVIITICFFLVAVCSNSAVLYSILRKRRKSHVKLLILSLTAADLLVTFTVMPLDAVWNVTVQWYAGDLLCKLLNFLKLFAMYSAALVLVVISIDRHSAILHPFTFASSSRRNRLMLCVAWVMSLFLASPQLFLFHLHTVPGVNFTQCVTHGSFREHWEETAYNMFTFTTLYVTPLSVIIVCYIRIIWEISKQLKINKGLARSKDDHISKARMKTLKMTIVIVATFIICWTPYYLLGLWYWFQPDMIQRMPEYINHSLFLFGLLHTCTDPVIYGLYTPSFREDMKMCLRGIETVFTGQERHKPISSSEVNFKDYVANGGAASGGSNGTTVHTVC, encoded by the exons ATGACTGAAGAACAGCACCTCTGGGCAACTCTTCAGGCCACTGGCGCCATGGAAGAAAACGTCTCCATTTCCAGCTGCTCTGAGACCTGGATCGAGCCCACTTTCACCCTAGCAGCAAGGGTCCGGGTGATCATCACCATCTGCTTCTTCCTGGTAGCTGTGTGCAGCAACTCGGCCGTTCTGTACAGCATCCTGAGGAAGCGGAGGAAGTCCCATGTCAAGTTGCTGATCCTGAGCTTAACGGCAGCGGATCTGCTGGTGACCTTCACGGTCATGCCCCTGGACGCGGTGTGGAACGTGACGGTTCAGTGGTACGCCGGAGACTTGTTGTGTAAATTGCTGAACTTCCTCAAGCTCTTCGCCATGTACTCCGCAGCCCTGGTGCTGGTGGTGATCAGCATTGACCGGCACTCGGCCATCCTCCACCCCTTCACCTTCGCCAGTTCCAGTCGGCGCAATAGACTCATGCTATGTGTCGCTTGGGTCATGAGTCTTTTCCTGGCTTCACCCCAG ctttttcttttccACCTGCACACCGTCCCCGGGGTCAACTTCACCCAGTGCGTGACCCACGGGAGCTTCCGGGAACACTGGGAAGAAACGGCCTACAACATGTTCACCTTCACCACCCTCTACGTCACCCCGCTGAGTGTCATCATCGTGTGCTACATCCGCATCATATGGGAAATCAGCAAGCAACTGAAGATCAACAAGG GTCTGGCAAGAAGCAAAGACGACCACATCTCCAAGGCACGAATGAAGACTCTCAAGATGACCATTGTGATCGTCGCCACCTTCATTATCTGCTGGACCCCTTATTACCTCCTGGGCTTGTGGTACTGGTTTCAGCCAGACATGATTCAGAGGATGCCAGAGTACATCAACCACAGCCTCTTCCTCTTCGGCTTGCTGCACACGTGCACCGACCCCGTGATCTATGGGCTCTATACCCCTTCCTTCCGGGAGGACATGAAGATGTGTCTGAGAGGAATTGAAACTGTGTTCACCGGGCAGGAGAGACACAAGCCCATCTCCAGTTCTGAGGTGAATTTCAAAGACTACGTTGCAAACGGTGGGGCAGCTTCGGGTGGGTCCAATGGGACGACCGTCCACACGGTTTGCTAA